The Calothrix sp. PCC 7507 DNA segment AGTTTTGGCAGATGCACAATACTCTATTTGAGTGTCAAACAGCACTTAGTAACGGTTATCTAGTAGAGTACGCCCATCAATTGGGACTTAATGTCCCCCAATTCCTCCGAGATATGACAAATCACATCTATGTCGATCAGGTAGCTGAAGACTTTCAGAGCGGTACAAATAGTGGTGTCAATAGTACACCGACATTTTTCATTAATGGTTTTCGCTATAAAAATAAATGGGATGTTGAGAGCCTTCTAGAAGCACTTCTACAAGCAGAAAATTCTTGTCACCATAGGGCTTAATTTACGAGGATGAAGATACTAGGCAAGCAGTCAAAAATAGGAGTGAGATATCAATGAAGATTGGTATAGTTGGCTCAGGCAATATGGGTGGCGGTTTAGGTAAGATTTGGGCAAAAGCCGGACACCAAGTCATTTTTTCCTATTCTAGAGATGAAGATAAGCTCTATCAACTAGCTGTATCGGCGGGTGAAAATGCAAAAGTTGGCACACTTGGAGAGGCGGTGTCAGAGAGTGATGTAGTGATGCTAGCTGTGTGGGTGCCGTCTTTAGAAGAAGTCTTTCGTGCTACAGGTTCTCTTGATGACAAGATTATTATTACTTGCGTCAGTGGCTTACAACCAGACTTCACAGGACAAACAGTTGGGATTGCAACTGACCTCCAAATATCTGTTGCTGAGACAATTCAACAATTTGCACCCAAAGCAAAAGTTGTTGAGGCATTTAATATCACCTTTGCAGAAGTTATTGCTGCTGACTCTAGACAGTTTGGTAGCGATCGCCCCAGTATTTTTTATTGCGGTGATGATGTCGTAGCCAAGAAAGTTGTCGCTGACTTAATTGAGGAATGCGGTTATGAAGCAGTAGACGCAGGAGAATTGCTGGTAGCGCGTTCCTTGGAGACTTTAGCAACAGCTTGGGTACAGTTCGCTGTGACGAGCAAGTTGTTTCCCAATCTTGGACTTAAAGCATTGCGACGGTAAGCAGTCCGATCTTTTACCGGCAATCAGAAGCTGCGGTAATTGGTGATCTCGAAGTAAGAATTTGATCTATTTTTGCATTGTTTTTAGTGATTTATTCTTAACACACAAAACAAAGTTATGGACTTAAAAAATTAGGATTAGCATCAGTGTTGGTAGCGATCGGGTTGATTTTTGTGTACGCCCAACAGTGCCAGATTACTGCAAAAAGTATCGATGATCGGTGCTACTGCTGTGATTATAACAAGTGCAGCATTGACAGCAATTTCTGTAATTTAGAGCGCTCAATTTATAGAAGATTAATTTGAGTATTCAAAGCTATTTATCCCCATTTCGTAAATACTTCATGTCGAAAAAACCTATCACCTACTTTTTTGGCATAATCTCAAGTATTGCCATCACTACTCCGGTATTAGCAGCAGATAGAATTGAATTTAATTATTCACCATTTGGGGAATTTGATATTGCCACACAAGACTTAGAATTGTTTGTTAATGAAGGCAAAATTACCAAAGACTTTGCTTTTTATGCCAATCGGGCCCAACCAGAACAATTATCTCAAATACGGGACTTCCTTAAAACAAAATTCAAAATCAGTCCCACACTTGTATCACAATTCACCTATTCTCCTATTGGTGAAAAAATCCTACAACGCTTAGGTGAATTACTGCAATTGCAAAGCAGAAAAAATGGTTTCTATGCTCTGCGTTCTGCTTTAATATTATCTGCAGCTAGTCCTGAAGGTTTAACTTTTATTAATATCCTAAAAAAATATTCTAGTCCCAGTATTCGTCTGAATTTGTCGGAGGGGATACAGACAATGGGACAACTATCAGACCTGTTGCAAAAAAGAGATGTAGTTGTTGCTGAAATCCAAAAATTAGCAACTCAACAAACTGCCAATTTACCACCTCTAGATTTTGCTCAAAAATCAGATATTCGTAAACCTGGTGAATTTAAGTCCGCGAAAATCACCTTAACCTTATCTCGTAATTTAGAACGGAAATATGATATTGATATTTACTTACCACAAGCAAAATCAGCAAATATATCAGAACCTTACCCAATAATTGTAATTTCTCACGGTTTAGCAGAAGACCGTAATAGTTTTGTTTATCTGGCTCAACATTTAGCATCACACGGCTTTGCTGTCGCTGCTCTTGACCATCCTATTGGTAACTCCAAACAATTTCAACAGTTTTTATCAGGGTTAGCTAGACCTCCCGAAGCTAGAGAATTAATTGACCGTCCTTTAGATGTCAAATACCTTTTAGATGAACTCCAACGTCTTAACGAAACTGACACCAAATTTAAAAATAAATTAAATTTGCAACAAGTTGGTTTAATTGGACATTCACTTGGCGGTTATACATCTTTAGCATTAGCTGGAGGAACCTTTGATTTTGATAAAATTCGCCAAGAATGTAATCCTAATCGTTCTCTAAATCTCTCCACCTTTCTGCAATGTCGTGCTAACGACCTCAAGCCTGACAACTATCCTATTAAAGACGATCGCATTAAAGCGATTATGGTGATGAATCCTTTGAATAGTGTTTTGTTTGGGGAAAAAGGTATCAGTACAATTGCAATTCCTGTGATGATGGTAGCTGGAAGTCAGGATATATTTACCCCTGCAGTTCCTGAACAAATTCGACCTTTTACTAAATTACCCAACCAAGATAAATACTTGGCTCTCATTGAAAATGCCACTCACTTCTCTGTGGAATCAGACTTACCACAGAATGAAAGAGTGATTCCTGTACCAGAAGGATT contains these protein-coding regions:
- a CDS encoding alpha/beta hydrolase, encoding MSKKPITYFFGIISSIAITTPVLAADRIEFNYSPFGEFDIATQDLELFVNEGKITKDFAFYANRAQPEQLSQIRDFLKTKFKISPTLVSQFTYSPIGEKILQRLGELLQLQSRKNGFYALRSALILSAASPEGLTFINILKKYSSPSIRLNLSEGIQTMGQLSDLLQKRDVVVAEIQKLATQQTANLPPLDFAQKSDIRKPGEFKSAKITLTLSRNLERKYDIDIYLPQAKSANISEPYPIIVISHGLAEDRNSFVYLAQHLASHGFAVAALDHPIGNSKQFQQFLSGLARPPEARELIDRPLDVKYLLDELQRLNETDTKFKNKLNLQQVGLIGHSLGGYTSLALAGGTFDFDKIRQECNPNRSLNLSTFLQCRANDLKPDNYPIKDDRIKAIMVMNPLNSVLFGEKGISTIAIPVMMVAGSQDIFTPAVPEQIRPFTKLPNQDKYLALIENATHFSVESDLPQNERVIPVPEGLLGPNRKSVYGYMNALGVAFFQTHLRNQQEYRPYLTAAYAQFISEAPLNLSVVNSGSGEAIAQLLNRVYQTP
- a CDS encoding NADPH-dependent F420 reductase; the protein is MKIGIVGSGNMGGGLGKIWAKAGHQVIFSYSRDEDKLYQLAVSAGENAKVGTLGEAVSESDVVMLAVWVPSLEEVFRATGSLDDKIIITCVSGLQPDFTGQTVGIATDLQISVAETIQQFAPKAKVVEAFNITFAEVIAADSRQFGSDRPSIFYCGDDVVAKKVVADLIEECGYEAVDAGELLVARSLETLATAWVQFAVTSKLFPNLGLKALRR
- a CDS encoding DsbA family protein; the protein is MSQTNDNNRLIAPISERDHTQGAIDAPIVLVEYGNYQCPHSGEAHRIIPQIQKELGNKLYFAFRHFPQPQIYPQSYKTAEAAEIAAAQGKFWQMHNTLFECQTALSNGYLVEYAHQLGLNVPQFLRDMTNHIYVDQVAEDFQSGTNSGVNSTPTFFINGFRYKNKWDVESLLEALLQAENSCHHRA